The DNA segment TATCGGTTGCTGTTGCAGGAAATGACTGTGCTCGCTGTTCGTTGGGTAGAGATAAAGATTGTTCTGCCGCCATTGGAACTCTAGGGGGCTTTCATGCGGCAAAATGCTTCGAGGCGGCCATGCGTTCTGCCGGGAGTGTATGTGGGGCACTGCCCAAGGATTCGTAAGTACGGCCGGCGTCTGCTGAGTTGGTAATGCAGTGGCTAGATTGAATCGATGCGGTCTGGGGTAGGCGTAGGGGTGTATGTGTTGCATCTCAATCACATTTGAGTTTGGAGCTATGCCAGAGAATTGATCCGGTCTTAACCATTGCCCTTCGAATGACTGCCATGCTCCTTTGCGTTGCGGTCGCGCGTTAGGTCTTATCTTCTGTTTTCCCGCCATGTCGAGCGGCCcgttgatcttcttgccagtgATAGATTCCAATAACTCCTCGATATGGAGTTTTGCAGTTTCGGTCTCCAGAAACGCTCTCATCTGCCAATCTTGCCTAAGCATAGCCATGATGTAATTCTGGGCCACGGGGGACAATATATCAGCCACTAAAATCTGAAAACCATCGCTCGAATCACTCACCTGCAAGACTGTACCCAACTTTGTCCAAGCCCGCCCGACCTCTCCTTCGGCGCCAACCCCATGCAGGCTCATGAAAGGCTCATCGACTCTCGTCGTTGCCGCGCCTCCACCTACTATTTGTTCGATATTCCAATAGCCCTGTCTCGCATACCATGACTCCCGGCCTCGAACCAGATGCCTCCTTCCCACGTGCCCAAGCTCATCTCCGTGCTGCGAATCCGGCCACAAGATCATCCCATACATATTCAGAAACGCATCGACCAGGTGTAATAATTGCGCTGGTAGTCCAGCCTCCAGGGTGGTATTCTGGAGGAATGCGACAGGATTGAAAACGTTCGGTTCGATGACAAAGTTTTCGTTGACATGCTTCCAGACGAGGAGGTGGAAAGGTCGTTTCGCTGCTGGAGTCAGGTGGAGTTGGCCGGAGATGTCATCAAGGATGGCCGAGGGGTCGTATGAGACGGTAGAGTCGACCCAGTGTTCGCTGTTTGGCGCTGGCATGACCGCGTATGTGACAAGTTAGAAGTTTGGGGAAGAGAAAACGAAGGCATAGATTGTGGAAATGGGCAAAAGCGAGATGCAATGATTGGAGGCAAACAATGTAATGTGAGTGACAATGAAGTGAAAGCTTCATATCTCATTGCGTGGTCGTCTATTAGCTACAATCAGGTCAGCGCAAACAGCCACCGTCCCAACGCTCCTGCTGTGCACAGAATCATGCCTTTTTATGGAATAGTGCCTGCCCAGCGACGTGCATCGCCACTTCAGTACAGCTAGCGTGACCTTCACCCTATGCATTCTTTTTGTCATATACATTCAGTCTCGCGCGCGTTATGCGGCGATCTACAACACAACCATCAACTCATGCCGCACCAGCTTGTCATCTTCGATGGCTGGATAGTAGGGCACCATGGCATCCGCGCTTTGCACGTACGCGTCATTGTACAGTCTCCAGTACGGCACTCGCACTTTCCTCGCCGGGTGGAAAAGACCTGCCCAGACGTAATTCATAACCGCTCCCGTGCCCACTGCGAGGCGAATTGCGTCGATAGCTTCGATAACACGATCGATAACGTGCGGACTGGTCTCGAACAAGTTCGGGTAGAGCAGGTTGAGTAAGTGCAGCATGGCATCTTCGCACCCTAGACCGACCACTCCAAGTGCGACGTGCTTGACGACACTAGCGGCAGTTTGACGGTGCACCTGGTCGCGATCAATGAGGGCATCTTCGAGAAGGGGCGTAACGGCATAGACGTAGTCTTTAGCCATTTCGCCGATGTACTCGAAAAGGAAGGATAGTGACTTCAGAACACCATTCTGCACGTTCAGCTCTGGAACGCGATACTCGTTCATGAGAGCGGGCAGAACCGTGAAAGGCGCACATGTCTCGGCGACGATACCAATGGCGACAGCCGTGCAGACACGCGACTGACGCTCTTGGACGCGCAAGTTGTTCAATAGTGTGGCAAGCACATCCTGTGGTCCAATGGCCTTGGCAATGAAACCGAATGTGTTGTTCGCAGCACGCCGGATGCCCTTCTTGTGTGCCTTGAGCATGtcgagcagctcgaagcAGATTCGCATCCACTCGCGTGCGTTGACCGACTCTGGTCCGCGGTCGGCGATACGTCCCACTAGATCAATTGTGTTTTCTTGCACCTTCTCGTGCCTGTTCCGCAGAATTGGTGTCAATCGCGGTAGCAGATCCTTAATAGGGGGCTGCATGCTACTGATGCCAACCACGGTAACGATGCTCCTCATGGCGCCCAAGATACTGCCCAGGACTTCGGGATACTCTTCACCGAGGTATTCGTACAGGACCGATCCCAGCTTGCCAAGTAAGACGTCCTCGTCACACTGCTTCAGCACGATCGCAATCCGAGTAATGAGATCTGCCGCTTGCTGTCGCACGGTGGCAGATTTGTTGTTGAGTCGCCAGAGAATGGTACTGACGATCTGTGGCAAGTATGGCTTGCAACGCGTCCCAAGGGAGTTGACAACTGTACCAAAGCCATTGAGCAGGACCACGTCCTCGACGCTCTGCTCTTGGAACGAATGGAGAATACCATCAACAAGACGTTCTTCGAGACGCTCGTTGATGTCAGCAGCGCCCATGGCAGAGATGACCTTCTCGATCGTCTCGACTGTCATCTTGCGATAAGCTTCGCTCTCATCTTTGAGGTTACCAACGATTCGCTCAACAATCTCGCCGACGCCGACTTTTTGACCCAAGTCGACCGTGGTCTCGACGACCTGCTTGTAGTTCCGCTTATCGAGCGCCATTCTTCGAACCCAGAAGAATTTGAAGAACTCGTTCAGCACGTGCTCTTTGAGATAAGTGGCCGTCACACCCGCGCCACCAGCACACTGACTGATGACTTTGAGCAcgaccttcttcatctcTTCATCTGGAGACTGGAACTCTCGGATCAGGATTTCCATGATTTGACTGGTGTAGTAGTTGCCATATTCTTCGTCCATGAGTGGGATGATGTAACCAACAGCCTTCAGGAAACCAGCCAAGCCTTTACCACGCTGCTTGCGCGCTCCAGTCCAGAGTGGGTTGAGGATGTCGTCGAAGCTTTCGATACCGAAGGGGTTTGACGCTTCTGCAAGCGCGGCAAGAGCAAGCGAGGTGACTGTTCGAACCTTTGCTTGCTCGTCATTTAGGTTCTCGCCGATGCAGTCGACAAGACCTTTGAGATGAGGGAGCACAGCACAACCCATAAGGATGGGAATCTGTTGAATGATTTTGACACCAGTATGTCGAGCTTGCCACGACTTCTTACTCTTGCACACAGCTTTGAGGAATGGTAAGAGGGTCGGGATGCCGAGTGCTGAAGCAACGACAGCGAACGCTCGAGCTGTTGTATTCCGCACGTATTCGTCCACATGATCGATATCCGGCCGCATCGTGGAGATCATGGTGGCCAGACCGGCGGCTTTGGCCAAGTTGGAGATGATTTCGCGACCCTCCACGCGAGCATAGTAGTCTTGATCGATGAGAAGTGGCTCAATAACCACCAAGATCTTGTGCACGTAGGGTCTGACGAGATCATCAAGCTTGTAGAGAACACGATCGATGACTTTCACGAGCAAGTGGCGCTCTTGGTCCTCCAGGCTCTTTTCCATGAGTAGGGGGAGGATCTGGTCAAAGAGCGGTCCGGCACCAAAGCTTCGTGCATTGTCCGTGAGTTGACGCAGTGCGGTCTTTCGCATTGGTGGTGTGCCGTTCTTGACTTTCAAAAGCAGCCGCATAATCTTGCGTTGCTTGAGCTCCTCCACACTGAGGTCGTTCTCGTCGGCTCCGTCAACCAGCTTGCCGAAGTAGGCCATATCCTCGGCCTTGAAAAACTGTAGGTCTCCAACGCCTGGGATCTCAGATGGTAGTTGCTTGCCCATCGACCGCGCGTCCACTGGTTCCTGGTTCATGAAACCGCCAGTCGCTGGCGTGGCTGATGGTGCGACCCTTCTCGAGGGTGCTCGCAGTGGTTCATAGCCTGGAGGTGGTGTGAGGATCTTGTAGCCCTCGCTGGGCAGCATTTCGTCCAACTCTTCGTCTGACAGCGGTGCGTTGCGGCCTGATGCATCATTGCCGAAGGCCACCACAGGTCCCGTTGGTGCCGCATCTGCTGCACCATTGGTTTGACCGCCACCTCCGCTGCCAGCTGACACCAGATCCCACTTGGAGCGCTTCTTAGGTGCTGAATCTCCATCGGGCGCTGGTGTGGAATCCCATCGCGATTTCTTGACTGCAGCCTCTCCGTTTGTCGCGTGCCCGTTCGTGCCATTCGTGCCGTTCGCTCCGTTGGCCTGCGCATCGCCATTCGTCTCCGCAGGTTCTCCCGAGGTGTCCCAACGTCTCTTCCTCGTTCGCTTCGGCTTGTCCTCTGCCTCGGGAGTCTTGTCTTTCAGTGTGGGGCGGCCTTCCACGCCTTCCATCGCATCATCGTCACCATTGGCAATCGCCTCCTTGTTCTGGTCCTCGATGAGCTTACGAACTCGTTGCTCCTCGCGCTCCAGCTCTCGCTCTGCCATAACCTCCTTGTACGTCTTCtcgccatctccatcgaGACCGCGCTGGAATCGACGCTTTTGGTAGTCGGTCTCTCGGCTCGCAATTTGCGCCTGCTTCTCGCAACTCTGTAGGATATCGTCCTCAGCGTTCTCACCGTGCGCCCATTCTCCTATTTGAGCAGCCGTCGCGGTGTACTGGCCGATCAATCGGCCGCTTTCGCCGTCGTCGGCATCCTCcatgtcctcgtcatcgttgACATCGATGATGGTATTGTAGCCTGCAAATTTGTCGCCTGAGTCATTTCCGTAGAGCTCCTTGTCGAAGTTTTCGGTGAGAGAGACGCCCTTGTTGTTGTTAGTGCGCTGGCTGGAGGCGTCCTTGAAGCCTTTCTTCCCTGCGTTCCGCTCGATTTGCGCCTGCCGCACTTTGTCGAAATCGGCTATCAAGTCACTATCAGTGGGTTGCCCGCGAAATGCTGAACTGCGGAGGGGCGTACCGTCAgacatggcggcggcggtgcgaGCTCGTGGAgccgctactgctgctggaagTTAATTGTCTGTCGAGCGCGCCAGATCTGCCACAGAGTGAGCGCTACCTTGGCGATGTCCTGTCAGGCCGGTCGTGCGTGCGTGTAGCGATGTTCGTGTCGCGACGCTGAATCGTTTCAAGACGGCAAGTCTGAtcgcggcggcagcggcttCTTCCGCTCTCCGACTCCGACTCCGACCCGACCCTGTCATCAAGCAAGGCCTCCTGATACTGATCGCTACACCCTCCAcgtcttgctctttcttgctGACTGCAAGTCCATCTGGAATTTGGACCGCTGCATACGTTTTGGCACAATTTTTTTTTTATCACCGCGCGCAAATAATATCTTGCTCAACAAGGCTGGTGTCCGAGCGCACAAGCCTGCCAGACTCGACCACTTCACGGACACCACGCAATGGATTCGATGTGACCTTGGTCGGGTATCTCAAGTTTGTCGAGGACATAGAGCAGTCGTTGGGGAAACCCTATGGCTTCATCTGCGTGTCTACTCAGCCAACAGCCCCAGTTATTTGCAGTTTACTTGTCGTTCCcatcatctcctccatcgTCCACTGGGCGCTTTGGCGTCAGGAGgctcgcaagctcggcaTGGTCATTTGCAACCGCTATCTCCAATGCAATTTGATGTTTATTTCCAGACGGTTGGCTGACATCTGCACCAGCTCGCAGCAACACTTCAAGTATCTCCAGATTGCCTGACGCTGATGCAGCAGCCAAAGCAGTCACGCCATTGTAGTAGCTCGCGGCAGCGTTGACTTCTGCACCTTCTTCAAGAAGCTTTCTCACTATAGCGACATCTCCGCAGCTGCACGCCCCTTGAAGCGCCGTTAGCCCTCTGTACTTCGAAGCTGGGGCATTCACGTCTGCGCCACATTCAAGCAGGCACTCTACGACGGCGCCATGTCCTCCGGCTGAAGCTGCTTGGAGTGCTGTACGACCAAAGTGGTGTGCCATAGATGCGTTGACATCAGCACCTCGACTCAAGAGCAACTCCACGATCTCCAAATGTCCGTTCTCTGCGGAAGCCTGCAGCGTTGTCCGACCCATGTATCTATGAGGTGATGCGTTGAGATCGGCACCGGCTTCAATGAGCAATTGAACAATAGACATGTGGCCAGATCTGGCCGCGAGTGCCAATGCCGGTATACCACCATTGTTTCCGCCTGGCGCATTTGGACTGGCTCCAGCCTTGAGGAGATGCTTGACAACAGGAATATGCCCGTCGACTGCTGCAGCCTGAAGAGCTGTTCGCCCGTAGAAGCCCCTCGGAAGCTCATTCGGATCATGGCCAGCTATTAGCAAAGCCTCAACAGCTGCAAGATCTCCACTTGATGATGCAAGTTGCAGAGGCGTCCACACGTCTCCttcatcgacttcttcgtcgaAGGTAGAGTCCATGGTGTTGGTCGATGGCACGGGTGAGTCTCAACACCGAGAGATGGCTCCGTCCTCTTGTTACGATTGTCCTGCAGAACAAAAGCTCATGCTTCAAGGGTGCGCCTGATAGCTGATCAGAGAGTGCCGAGATGCCGCACCTGCAGATCCAACTTGCTGCATCGTCGACGACAGGCCAGGAGAATAACAACCTATTATGTTACATGGCCCCATGCATCTCCGAAAGCCCACCCCAAAAAGACATTCTACGACCCCAACAAGACGGTGTCGCATGTCCAGTCGAGTTCGAGGGCAACGCACAGCCAAAAATCAAAAAGAATGGTCAGGTCTGAAGACTTTGTATAGGAATAGCCGAAGGTGGGGCTCGAACCCACGACCTTGAGGTTTCAGGACATTGTTGTCCTTAAGAGCCACACGCTCTACCGATTGAGCTACCCCGGCAATGGGGTTGTTGGATGACAGTGAGAGGAAAGGCGCAAATATGAAGACTCAGACAACAGAGTTTTTCGAGCTAGCATCGCGGACCCACTACGTGTGGACTTGGCACTTCAATCTACCGAACCACCCGGAGCTTgctacagcagcagcagcatcgataTTCGATAATCCTCAGGTCCATGCCTCAGACTTGTGACGACGAAAGAGCATCACGCAACCCAAGGTGCGACTGCAAATGTAGTCCGATGGGTTGCCACACTCGAAGGTATAGGAAGATTGTGACATCTCCGGCGAGAAAAGCTGAATTCGCTCCAGGTATGCAGCAAGACATCCATTCCAATGCCGAAATGCACATGAAGTAATGACCTTGCTGTCTCGACTCTTCAACCTGCTTCGCTCCCGTCAATAGATGTATCGGAAGTTCAAATTCTCGCGATCCGTCAAATCGGCAAATGCAGTCCCATCCAGATCTCTTCCCTCCAAACCACCTTCCTGCATACTCTGAATCATATCCCTTCTCTTATTCTCCCGACTCAGCAACATCCTCAACACCAAAATCACCACAAACTCAATCAGATGACTAACAATCATCGACCAGATCCCCAACTCATACCCAGGCTGCTGCGATTCCAGGTAGAAAAACGGACCAACAATATTTCCGGTACAGTATCCCAGAAACAGAACAGCATTCGTCACCACCTTCTTCGTATGTCCCGCCGTATTCGCCGTCGTCAACGACAAAATCATACAGAAAGCCGCATTATACGGACCCGTTAAATAATAGCACGTCAGTCTTCCGCCCATGTTATCCTGCGCCAGAAATCGAAGGCCAAAGGCACCAGCGATATTCGGAAGCAAGAATAGTAAGATAAACCAGCATCTTGTCTGCCGGCCTTTCCGCGACATGTAATCGTTCAAGTATACGCAAACGAGAATGCTCACGGCAATTATGAAGCCGTAGGGAATTTGCATCAACGTCGTGACGAGCGTGGAGAATCCGAAGCCTCGAATAATGATCGTTCCGAAATTCGAGATTCCGCCATTAGGGATATTGCAGACCATGCCCAAGATGAAGAAAAGATATAATTTTGGATCCAGGAATGCTTCGCGGATTTGATAAGATTTGAAATGTTTGTTTTCGATTCCAGTTTGGTCTTCTCGGAGTCGTTCGACTGCGATGCGTTTTTCGCGTTGCGTGAGACCTTTGGCTGTGACGGGGCTGTCGGGTAGGAAAATACACATGACAATGCCCCAGAGACAGCATAAGGCGCCAATGATGATGAACTCGAATTTCCAGGATGGCAGGCTGCCTTTGATGTTGCCGATTCCATAGCCTAAGAGGCCACCGAGTGCGATTCCGAGGCCGTTGGCTGTGTACCAGAGACCCATGCGGATAGGTTGTTGGCGGCGAGTGTACCACATTGCGGTGACGAGCATGAAGGCAGGGTCCGCGACTGCCTCAGCTGCGCCAGCGAGGGCACGgagggcggcgagggcgCTGAAGTTCGGTGCGGCGGCTTGAAGCATGAGGAAGAAGCCCCagaggaagatgttgaagCCCAAATACTTCCCTACTGGGAAGCGTTGAAGGAGGAGATTAGTAGGTAGAGCCCAGGCCAGGAAGCCGAAGTAGAAGATACCTGGACAATAACATCAGCTTTGTTTCTTCGAAATGACAGGTTTTCACGTACTGCTCAGCCAACTATACTGCGTTCCCACGAGATTCAAATCCTCGCGAATGCCAAAGATTGCGGCATAGCTGAGCGTCGTCTTGTCAATGTAGAAGAAAGCATAGCAGACAGCCAAATATGGAATGATCATAAAGTCGATCTTGCgcaccagcttcttctcttcagcCGGATCAATCGACTCGTGAAGCTGGTCGGGCGAGTCAAAGAGCGCTTGAGCGACATCGCCGCCTTTCTTCGATGTCGCCTTCCATTTCTGAGTCTCAATCGTAGAGACATTCTCATCATGGACGATCTCGTCGTGCCTAGTCGACTCGTGCTGGCGATGAGGCGAAGCAGAATCTGAGCTGTCGATCTGGTCGCCATCAACGACAGCGCCGCCGCGCTTCTTGAAGAACCCCATCATGCGCTGTAAAGTGCTCAAGAGAAAAGGATGCAAAAGTGGTCAGGCGAAGCAATGGTGGCGCACCGTTAAGCATCATCCAGCGGCATGGCGGCATGTCTTTGCGGCGAACGCGCCGAACGTAACAACATCAGACACCGACACGTCGCGTGGACGCCATGTGCGCATGTCGTCGACCTCACAAATAGCGTATGAGAGGTCGACAGTCAACCTACTTGCAGATGCGATGGCACCCCCAACGTCGACCCCGCAAAAGTTCTCCACACTCATGTAACCATACTTTGTTCCCAAGAGGAAACAATCGGCACGTTCATGCGAGGTAAGACGGTAAGTAGCGGCAGGACGCAAATTGTGACTGAGTAGTAATATCAACAATCGTTCCATTCTCATTCGTATATGCAATTTTGGAGGTGCTGAAGCAGGCATCGTCGTTCTTTCGTACATTCGTGCTGGGGTATCTACAGCAAAACCCCACATGCGTATCAACTTCGAACGTGATTCGACAATTTGATAGAATGTGTCAGGATGCGGGGGAAAGGGAAGAAAACAGAGACTTTCAGTTGTCGAGGTGATGTCGACCAGCGACAGAATCTCGCACCTTGTTCGGAGCTCCCCAGCCAGTCTGGACCAAGCTTTGGGCAGCGTTGAACAGAAGGTTGTCAGGCTCCTCCGCACCGGAGTCTCCCAGCACGGGCTTTCCATGGGCGAGTGGCACGGCCTGGTCTCGCCGGCCTCGAAAGCACGTGATGACCTTTTCTAGTCGGAACCCGAGTGCGCCGAGTGGAGGATGATAGCGCAGCCGCTCCCTGCCTCTCAATAGTTCGCCGTCTCGCTACTCTCGCGTCCATCGTTGCTACGGTCGTAGATCTAACGATTTGAGGTTGGCAGTCTTGCATCTGACCGCCACATCCTCGGCCTGGTGGATTTCATGTCTATTCCAAGACACGAAGGCTGCTGTTGAGATATCGCTCAGCCACGGCGTTTCGACGTTGCATAGTGCGCATACGCCGAATGGTCCACACTTGCTTCCCTGTACCGCTTTTGACCATGTCCTGAGACATAGGCGCTTGTGAATGCATCTTGCCACATCACCGGAGTGACCATTGGCATAGCCGGCGGGCTTGTGTCCGGTATGACTGGGTTGGACACTGGAATCTGCTGCGCTCCGTACATCGCGTGTGTACTAATGGGAGAGGTCTGGTTCTGCATGATCGGTGCCGATGTGTGTTGCATACTAGCAGGACCTGGGGGCGTAGCTTGAGGCggagcaccaccgccgaaTGCTGCGTTCCACTGGTTGAATATGCCAGATGGATCCCAGACAGGCGTGTGTTGCTCATTGCTGATGACAGGCTCTAAGGCGTACCCGGTCTGTGCCGCTGATACTTGTTGCATGGCAGACGGCGCATATGGTGATGTCTGCGACAAATCATAATTCCCGTCGTGATGCGTCATCGATGGCCTCGCAGACAGGCCATGGCTGGCGCCACCATCAAAGGCAGTTGCATAGTTGACGCTTGCTGACATGGATTTCGAGTTGGCTGCATCGGCCATATTCCAGGTGGGCTGTGTCAGGACTCGGGCGTTCGTTGGATCCGAATTCGTGCTCGACGGCGTGGAGTGATTTTCCATAACCGGGCTCCTTAGGCCCAGAGTAGGTTTGAGTTCAAAGGGCTGAGTGACATCGGCACTGAAGGCCTCGCGGAGTGTGTTGATCTGAGCTTGCATCTCTGCATTGGCAGATGTGATACAATGCTCAAGCACGCGCATGTGGCGAGTGAAGTAGATGCGGGCTTGAGTGTTCAGCTTCGGATCTGGGCAGGTAATCGCGGCCTAGTATGCTGTCAGTGTCTTCAATCTCTGCGAAGATGTAAAAGTGAACGAACCAAGTGCAGCATCATGCATGTCAGCACACAATAGATCGTGAAGTTGACTCCACGAATCATGAACTGCAGGCCGTGGAACTGAAAATCGCGatagagagcttcttgaaTACGGCACATGAGCATGGCCGAGTTCAAGCAGATTTCCAGCTGGTCCTTCCAGCCAGGGTCACCTTTGGCTAACAGCGCCTGCAATTGTGGCCGATGATGCATAATAATGGTCAAATGATGATACACGTGAATGTAGGCCTTGTAATGATCTGCGCCGAGCCAAGGTGGGCTGCCATCATCACTGTATTGGAGCTGGAAATCGTTCGGTAGATTCTCTGCCCAAATTGGAAGATCTTCGTTATGTTGCACAAAACTTGGATCGAGAGCCCAGTCCTTCTTATATCGTTTCATGGTCTGCCACAAAATATTGGATTGCTTGATGTTCCTCACGGCCTGCGCGAGTATCGTCGATCTCCGGGATGCCAGATGTTCGAATGCATCAATGTCATTCGTTGGCGTTGGTAAAGCATATTGGACAGAATCGATGTCGACCGAAAAGTCTGATCTTCCCATTGGCGCGCCTGTGAGGATCTCGAGAGTGAACAATGTCTGCCAGATTCGCGTGCGCAGCATGCACTCAGTCCTGTTGTGATTGCATTTATTCGTGGTCCGGTGTTGCTCGTGGTGAATATCCAGCCCGAGATCAATGGCACTGGTGGTCATATACTTCACTGCCATCCACGACCGATAATAATAACCCCGTTTAGAAATACTCTCCCGTGCCTTCATCAGGATAATCATAGCCTGGATTGTATCGAGCCTGGGTACATCCTTGAAGCTTTCTTCATGTCTGCTTGCCAGTGCTAGCCATTTGCGTGATTCTACAGGCTGTTCGAGATATCGAGCCACGCACGCAAATATGGCCTCTAGGAGCAGCGGAGACATGCTATGCCGGTCCGTGCGCCATTTCTCCAGAAATGTCGCTCTGTGCAATACCGGGCAGTAAGGATGAATATGGTCAAAAAAATAATTGAAAAAGTATGTCGCCCGTTCGTCGGATGGCATCATTTCAGGTGGAATGCGGATCGTGGAGTCTGCCAATACTGACGCAGGAAGCACGACTTCCACCTCATCCATTCCGGGTGCGTCTGGTGCGAGCTGTGCACGTGTTATGTATGGAGCAGCAGAAGTGATGTCGATCTGGAGGTCGCCCATGGCACTGGAGAGCTCACGTACACCAGCTTCGATTTCCTGTGCATCGCCGCTGGAGGCTTCAGACACCTCTGTACCAGACCTGATGAAGCTTGGTATTTGGCCACCACTTTGCGGGTACTGCAGAGGCGTAGAGGTGCCGGCATAGAAATTGCCTTGAGGGTAGCTTT comes from the Cercospora beticola chromosome 4, complete sequence genome and includes:
- a CDS encoding uncharacterized protein (BUSCO:EOG092608T8) is translated as MSDADFDKVRQAQIERNAGKKGFKDASSQRTNNNKGVSLTENFDKELYGNDSGDKFAGYNTIIDVNDDEDMEDADDGESGRLIGQYTATAAQIGEWAHGENAEDDILQSCEKQAQIASRETDYQKRRFQRGLDGDGEKTYKEVMAERELEREEQRVRKLIEDQNKEAIANGDDDAMEGVEGRPTLKDKTPEAEDKPKRTRKRRWDTSGEPAETNGDAQANGANGTNGTNGHATNGEAAVKKSRWDSTPAPDGDSAPKKRSKWDLVSAGSGGGGQTNGAADAAPTGPVVAFGNDASGRNAPLSDEELDEMLPSEGYKILTPPPGYEPLRAPSRRVAPSATPATGGFMNQEPVDARSMGKQLPSEIPGVGDLQFFKAEDMAYFGKLVDGADENDLSVEELKQRKIMRLLLKVKNGTPPMRKTALRQLTDNARSFGAGPLFDQILPLLMEKSLEDQERHLLVKVIDRVLYKLDDLVRPYVHKILVVIEPLLIDQDYYARVEGREIISNLAKAAGLATMISTMRPDIDHVDEYVRNTTARAFAVVASALGIPTLLPFLKAVCKSKKSWQARHTGVKIIQQIPILMGCAVLPHLKGLVDCIGENLNDEQAKVRTVTSLALAALAEASNPFGIESFDDILNPLWTGARKQRGKGLAGFLKAVGYIIPLMDEEYGNYYTSQIMEILIREFQSPDEEMKKVVLKVISQCAGGAGVTATYLKEHVLNEFFKFFWVRRMALDKRNYKQVVETTVDLGQKVGVGEIVERIVGNLKDESEAYRKMTVETIEKVISAMGAADINERLEERLVDGILHSFQEQSVEDVVLLNGFGTVVNSLGTRCKPYLPQIVSTILWRLNNKSATVRQQAADLITRIAIVLKQCDEDVLLGKLGSVLYEYLGEEYPEVLGSILGAMRSIVTVVGISSMQPPIKDLLPRLTPILRNRHEKVQENTIDLVGRIADRGPESVNAREWMRICFELLDMLKAHKKGIRRAANNTFGFIAKAIGPQDVLATLLNNLRVQERQSRVCTAVAIGIVAETCAPFTVLPALMNEYRVPELNVQNGVLKSLSFLFEYIGEMAKDYVYAVTPLLEDALIDRDQVHRQTAASVVKHVALGVVGLGCEDAMLHLLNLLYPNLFETSPHVIDRVIEAIDAIRLAVGTGAVMNYVWAGLFHPARKVRVPYWRLYNDAYVQSADAMVPYYPAIEDDKLVRHELMVVL